Within the Candidatus Rokuibacteriota bacterium genome, the region GGCACTCGGCCGCCTCGATGACCCCCAGCCGGCCGCTGGTGCCGGCGCCCACGAAGATGAGCCTGCCGCCGCGGCCGAGGCGCGCCACGATGGCCGTCACCGCGCGGCCGATGGCCGGGGCCGCGCGGCCGACGGCCTTCACCGCTTCGCGATCGGCTCGGTTCATCAAGCGCGCGATCGCGACGGGGCTCAGCCGGTCGAGCGCGCGGCTTCGCGGGTTGGGGCGCTCGGTGGGCAGGCGGTCGTAGTGAATCCTCGCCATGACGTCAGAGCCTACCCTACTATAAGGATCCATGGCCGCCGTCCTGTCGGGCCTCGACGTGCTGGTCTCGCGGTTCCCGTCTCTCCTCCGCGGGCGCACCGTCGGCCTCCTCTGCCACCAGGCCTCCGTCACCCGCGGCCTGACGAGTGCGCCGCGCGCCATCGGCGCGATCCGCGGCGTGAAGCTCCGCCGTCTTTTCGCGCCGGAGCACGGCCTCACGGGAGCTGCCCAGGACCACGCGAAGATCGGCGCCGAGCGCGACGCGCTGACCGGCCTCCCCGTCGTGAGCCTGTACGGGAAGCGCCTCGCCCCCGACCCGCGCGCGCTCGAAGGGCTCGACGCCCTCGTGGTGGATCTCCAGGACGTGGGCGCGCGCTACTACACCTTCGTCTGGACCATGGCGCTCGCGATGCGCGGGGCCGCGCGGGCCGAGCGCCCTGTGGTCGTGCTCGACAGGCCGAATCCGCTCGGCGGCGAGAAGCTCGAAGGCAATATGCCGGATCCGCGCTTCGCCTCGTTCGTCGGTCTCTATCCCCTGCCGACGCGACACGGCATGACGATCGGCGAGCTGGCGGGCTATCTCAACGACACGCACGGGCTCGGATGCGACCTGACGGTGGTCCCGATGCTCGGCTGGAAGCGCGCCATGCGCTGGGAGAACACGGGGCTGCCCTGGGTGGCGCCGTCGCCGAACATGCCGACGCCGGACACGGCGCGCGTCTATCCCGGCGGCTGCCTCGTCGAGGGCACCAACCTCTCCGAAGGCCGCGGCACCACGCGTCCCTTCGAATGGATCGGCGCCCCCTTCCTGGACGGGGCGCGGCTCGAGCGGGCGCTCACGCGCAGACGGCTGCCGGGAGCGCGCTTTCGCGCGATCGGCTTCGAGCCCGCCTTCCACAAGTGGAAGGGGCAGCGCTGCGGCGGCGTGCAGGTCCACGTGACGGACCCGGACCGCTTCAAGCCCGTGGCGACCTACGCTGCGCTCCTCGCGGAGGCGCGCAGGCAGGCCCCACGGCACTTCAGGTGGCGGAAACCGCCGTACGAGTTCGAGCGGCGCAAGCTCCCCATCGATCTCCTCGGGGGCGGCCCGTCCATTCGCCGCGCGATCGAGGGCGGGGCGCAGCTCAGGCACCTCGAGGCCTCGTGGCGCCGCGACCTCGCACGCTTCGCCCGCGCGCGCCGCCCGTTCCTGCTCTATTGATGACGCCGCTCGTCCTGCTCTTCACCCTGGCCTTCCTGGTCTCGGTGGACGTGCGCATCCTGGCGCCGGTCCTGCCGTCCATCGCGACATCGTTCGGCGCCACGGCGGGCGCGACCGGCCTCGCCATGACGACGTACTCCCTCGCCTACGGCACGGGCCAGCTCGTCTACGGCCCGCTGTCCGACCGCTTCGGCCGCATCGCGGTCATCCGCACCGCGGCGCTCGGCTTCAGCGCCTGCAGCGTGCTGTCCGCGCTGTCGCTCACCACCTGGCAGTTCGTGGCGGCGCGGCTCCTGGCCGGAGCCTTCGCGGGCGCCGTCATTCCGCTCACGAT harbors:
- a CDS encoding DUF1343 domain-containing protein, whose amino-acid sequence is MAAVLSGLDVLVSRFPSLLRGRTVGLLCHQASVTRGLTSAPRAIGAIRGVKLRRLFAPEHGLTGAAQDHAKIGAERDALTGLPVVSLYGKRLAPDPRALEGLDALVVDLQDVGARYYTFVWTMALAMRGAARAERPVVVLDRPNPLGGEKLEGNMPDPRFASFVGLYPLPTRHGMTIGELAGYLNDTHGLGCDLTVVPMLGWKRAMRWENTGLPWVAPSPNMPTPDTARVYPGGCLVEGTNLSEGRGTTRPFEWIGAPFLDGARLERALTRRRLPGARFRAIGFEPAFHKWKGQRCGGVQVHVTDPDRFKPVATYAALLAEARRQAPRHFRWRKPPYEFERRKLPIDLLGGGPSIRRAIEGGAQLRHLEASWRRDLARFARARRPFLLY